One genomic window of Halolamina sediminis includes the following:
- a CDS encoding universal stress protein, producing the protein MYTFLVGIDADESRALAQAETLAELPLEADAVRAVLVHSFEEKTKGSTVEQVKAVRLARDQLEDAGIEVELEGYGGDAVRAILNVAKEHDADQIVLAGRKRTPTGKVLFGSVTQSVILDTERPVLVCSADEE; encoded by the coding sequence ATGTACACGTTCCTCGTAGGAATCGACGCCGACGAATCCCGAGCGCTCGCACAGGCCGAAACGCTCGCCGAACTCCCGCTGGAGGCGGACGCGGTGCGTGCGGTTCTCGTCCACTCCTTCGAGGAGAAGACGAAGGGGAGCACCGTCGAACAGGTCAAGGCCGTCCGTCTCGCACGAGACCAGCTGGAGGACGCCGGCATCGAAGTCGAGTTGGAGGGGTACGGCGGCGACGCCGTCAGGGCGATCCTCAACGTCGCGAAGGAGCACGACGCCGACCAGATCGTCCTCGCCGGGCGGAAGCGGACGCCGACGGGGAAAGTCCTCTTCGGCAGCGTCACACAGAGCGTCATCCTCGACACGGAGCGGCCCGTCCTCGTCTGTAGCGCCGACGAGGAGTGA
- a CDS encoding ABC transporter ATP-binding protein has product MSTEDATADQRAASLREGAHVRPEEAVIGCRDVTKTFGSITAVDDVTIGIDSGEWVSIVGPNGAGKTTLLNILNGFYSPDPGGVVYLNGEDVTGRPSHYRARQGLARTFQGLELFEEENVLENVMTVRAVHERPNLLSALLFYGRGRQVEARNMRRVEEILDYLELWEHRHATVSALPLGVQRRVDLARSLALEPDVLLLDEAMSGLTFDEKYDMIRFLTDLHEEEGMTLVMIEHDLEVVTAVSDRMIVMQKGGVIARGPPEAVTEDPEVARVYTGVD; this is encoded by the coding sequence ATGAGCACCGAGGACGCGACCGCCGACCAGCGTGCGGCCTCGCTCCGGGAGGGCGCCCACGTCCGCCCCGAGGAAGCCGTCATCGGCTGTCGCGACGTGACGAAGACGTTCGGCTCCATCACCGCCGTCGACGACGTGACGATCGGGATCGACAGCGGCGAGTGGGTCTCCATCGTCGGCCCCAACGGCGCCGGCAAAACGACGCTGTTGAACATCCTCAACGGCTTCTACTCGCCGGACCCCGGCGGGGTCGTCTACCTGAACGGCGAGGATGTGACCGGCCGCCCGTCCCACTACCGGGCGCGACAGGGGCTGGCCCGGACGTTCCAGGGGCTCGAACTGTTCGAGGAGGAGAACGTTCTCGAGAACGTGATGACCGTCCGTGCGGTCCACGAGCGGCCGAACCTGCTGTCGGCGCTGCTGTTCTACGGTCGGGGTCGGCAGGTCGAGGCCCGGAACATGCGCCGGGTCGAGGAGATACTCGACTACCTCGAGCTCTGGGAGCACCGCCACGCGACCGTGTCGGCGCTCCCCCTCGGCGTGCAGCGCCGGGTGGATCTGGCGCGCTCGCTCGCGCTCGAACCCGACGTCCTGCTGCTGGACGAGGCGATGAGCGGCCTCACGTTCGACGAGAAGTACGACATGATCCGCTTTCTGACCGACCTCCACGAGGAGGAGGGGATGACGCTGGTGATGATCGAACACGACTTGGAGGTCGTCACCGCCGTCTCCGACCGGATGATCGTGATGCAGAAAGGCGGTGTCATCGCGCGGGGGCCGCCGGAGGCGGTCACCGAGGACCCCGAAGTCGCCCGCGTCTACACGGGGGTGGACTGA
- a CDS encoding acyl-CoA dehydrogenase family protein has product MDFDSSSEQAMIRSTASEIASQFGPAHWREKEENGEFSAAFWDELGEAGFHGLLIPPEYEGAGMGMQEMGVAMETLCAEGCGMAGTWYLVLTAGMAAVGIREHGTEAQKERYLPDIAAGDRNFSIGITEPEAGTNTLNVATRAEKDGDEYVLDGQKAWITFSDRADNMILVTRTTPREEVDRGTDGISLFVVDMDDPGIETVPIPKHGINYSKSCEVFIEDVRVPEANLLGEEDRGWWPLVDMLNPERIGFAAAGTGIGKLAAETAIEYANDREVFGQPIGGHQAVSFPITKAYARMEAAALMRDKAAWRYDQGEDCGYESNVAKATAVEAGIEAVKQSMQAFGGWGYATEYDVERWWREINLTRLAPVSQQMAYNHIGQELGFPKSY; this is encoded by the coding sequence ATGGATTTCGACAGTAGCTCCGAGCAGGCGATGATCCGCTCGACCGCGAGCGAGATCGCGTCCCAGTTCGGGCCGGCACACTGGCGCGAAAAGGAGGAGAACGGCGAGTTCTCGGCGGCGTTCTGGGACGAGCTCGGCGAGGCGGGGTTCCACGGGCTGTTGATCCCGCCGGAGTACGAGGGGGCCGGGATGGGGATGCAGGAGATGGGGGTGGCGATGGAGACGCTGTGTGCGGAGGGGTGTGGGATGGCCGGCACCTGGTATCTCGTGCTCACGGCCGGGATGGCGGCGGTCGGTATCCGCGAGCACGGCACCGAGGCCCAGAAGGAGCGCTACCTGCCCGACATCGCGGCCGGGGACCGCAACTTCTCGATCGGGATCACCGAGCCCGAGGCCGGAACGAACACGCTGAACGTCGCGACCCGCGCCGAGAAGGACGGCGACGAGTACGTGCTCGACGGGCAGAAAGCGTGGATCACGTTCTCGGACCGGGCCGACAACATGATCCTCGTCACGCGGACCACCCCCCGCGAGGAGGTCGATCGCGGCACCGATGGGATCAGCCTCTTCGTCGTCGACATGGACGATCCGGGGATCGAGACGGTCCCGATCCCGAAACACGGCATCAACTACTCGAAGTCCTGTGAGGTGTTCATCGAGGACGTCAGAGTCCCCGAGGCGAACCTGCTCGGCGAGGAGGATCGTGGCTGGTGGCCGTTGGTCGACATGCTCAACCCCGAGCGAATCGGGTTCGCCGCCGCCGGCACCGGGATCGGGAAGCTCGCGGCCGAGACCGCGATCGAGTACGCCAACGACCGCGAGGTGTTCGGGCAGCCGATCGGCGGCCACCAAGCGGTCTCCTTCCCGATCACGAAAGCCTACGCCCGGATGGAGGCGGCCGCGCTGATGCGCGACAAGGCAGCGTGGCGCTACGATCAGGGCGAGGACTGTGGCTACGAGTCCAACGTCGCCAAGGCCACCGCCGTCGAGGCCGGGATCGAGGCCGTCAAACAGTCGATGCAGGCGTTCGGCGGCTGGGGGTACGCCACGGAGTACGACGTCGAGCGCTGGTGGCGCGAGATCAACCTCACGCGGCTGGCGCCGGTGAGCCAGCAGATGGCGTACAACCACATCGGCCAGGAGCTCGGCTTCCCGAAGTCCTACTGA
- a CDS encoding ABC transporter substrate-binding protein has product MPRNDENTFETTVGRRRLLKGAAASGVALTLAGCGGGGGNSNAVTVPGIYDESGGTSDVGRPAAIGSRDTIAYINENDLLSREIDHPNEDYAYEVPEAQQLYQEYTSGENPPMIIGWGTADTEALSGTVAEDEIVYISASYSANLVTEEAPYNFFGNLDYTSQARAHLKWIADNDPEAKIAFIFSNTPFGQSPVEGGKQYAEELGLEVGSDINLPLTANSATTQLRQAKDGNVDYLIHQNTSAPMRVLLQDKEDVYPDVTVCGLTYTVDERVVSESPELFEGVRYVNAFKTFQGALDSGGLGADIIEANFEREDRSMDNTEVAQLNYVRGVIHALLALKGLQNAIDNDDDLTGPNARNGMFGIEDDDMEGLAEPYTFEEGDRRPTMTGRLFEVTDGSLSFDTTVELPRRDEWIGL; this is encoded by the coding sequence ATGCCACGTAACGACGAGAACACGTTCGAGACGACGGTGGGACGGCGACGGCTTCTGAAAGGTGCGGCAGCCAGCGGGGTCGCGCTCACGCTTGCGGGCTGTGGCGGTGGCGGCGGAAACTCCAATGCGGTCACAGTACCGGGGATCTACGACGAGAGCGGCGGCACGTCCGACGTCGGGCGGCCGGCCGCGATCGGCTCCCGGGATACGATCGCGTACATCAACGAGAACGACCTCCTCTCACGGGAGATCGACCACCCCAACGAGGACTACGCCTACGAGGTACCGGAGGCCCAGCAGCTCTACCAGGAGTACACGTCGGGCGAGAACCCGCCGATGATCATCGGGTGGGGGACCGCGGACACCGAGGCGCTCTCGGGCACGGTCGCCGAGGACGAGATCGTCTACATCTCGGCGTCGTACTCCGCGAACTTGGTGACCGAGGAGGCGCCGTACAACTTCTTCGGCAACCTCGACTACACGAGTCAGGCGCGGGCGCACCTGAAGTGGATCGCCGACAACGACCCCGAGGCGAAGATCGCGTTCATCTTCTCGAACACCCCGTTCGGCCAGTCCCCGGTCGAGGGCGGGAAGCAGTACGCCGAGGAGCTCGGCCTCGAGGTCGGCTCCGACATCAACCTCCCACTGACGGCCAACTCGGCGACGACCCAGCTCCGGCAGGCCAAGGATGGCAACGTCGACTACCTCATCCACCAGAACACGTCCGCCCCGATGCGGGTGCTCCTACAGGACAAGGAAGACGTGTACCCGGACGTGACGGTGTGTGGGCTCACCTACACCGTCGACGAGCGTGTCGTCTCCGAGTCGCCCGAGCTGTTCGAGGGCGTCCGCTACGTCAACGCGTTCAAGACGTTCCAGGGAGCGCTCGACAGCGGCGGGCTCGGTGCCGACATCATCGAGGCCAACTTCGAGCGCGAGGACCGGAGCATGGACAACACCGAGGTGGCCCAGCTCAACTACGTCCGCGGGGTCATCCACGCGCTGCTCGCGCTGAAGGGGCTCCAGAACGCCATCGACAACGACGACGACCTGACCGGCCCGAACGCCCGCAACGGGATGTTCGGCATCGAGGACGACGACATGGAGGGGCTCGCCGAACCGTACACGTTCGAGGAGGGGGACCGCCGGCCCACTATGACCGGGCGGCTGTTCGAGGTGACCGACGGCTCGCTCAGCTTCGACACGACCGTCGAGCTCCCCCGGCGTGACGAGTGGATCGGACTGTGA
- a CDS encoding pentapeptide repeat-containing protein, producing the protein MGECRFTFDRASAEQAPESLDGWSCPHETHPDAERCVFHLTPGERGELGVDDEAVVDAFLDRALGSGEAAKQFVGAQFGEMDLRRRIVAADDRHPIDLRYASIEGTFDLRNAVVSQPIRLNGAEIGTLACRDATVEGEFEFVDGRCTGPVEGVEVVFEGDVDWRDATFEGPVTLDEARFEGDGAIGGARFRDDAQFRGAEFHGETNHLDDDISFEAAEFDGAASFANAEFEHADFGGVTFRASASFAETVFDGRGEFVGAHFEAAVEFDDAYLDGGTFHDATFEGSVTFDATEFDRDGVFTDATVEGEASFEEVRFREDANFAGAAFESTVTFLGTEVEGGDNVVDDDASFEGVTFREATFDAVQFRYATFEDATFAGTASFGETTFDDDGVFTGATFREPATFLECRFRDDAAFDDASFEATATFDGAEFQGGANTKDEDGTFENATFDGEASFHRARFRAAAFAGVTFGDEADFESVVFDRAATFADCTFEGESTFDDCRFRGDATFADATFGDEADFESVVFDRTATFDECTFEDEPRFDESRFRGDADFVDAVFEAEAWFQGVEFQGRSRILEGDVSFRNAIFRGVIHFERAEFGFAVFDDAEFHDNCSFADTSFTDNATFETVQFRGNATFERAVFVASAEFEGATFAGVAEFSEAEFRDNASFENATFAGTTTFKGVSFHGSETVVEDDSSFGGATFENGVTFARARFRFANFTDATFGGRVEFTEAIHEAGANFDGAEVAGRFDATEAQYDGTVTVDGATFHAPCDFTDAAFGGDTALNGSMVAFENTTFDDVVSFADAKFGPVEFDDTAFGAGVTFAGSRFEETFDLTIEPVDAETVVDMSGVSFADGRIAQPADGAVFYDMEQAVLRDVKLERNDAGTDEHELFDYFRFCHTEFEDFDFSKHNEELARTDWTIHEFRFDGSGGEPRGVTDGGESIRTPNRSIGPVESPSKLESTYLKAKNSAGAFGHRKAAAEFFIKELTYRRKKNVRAFTHGGGTVRDRLTAGGKALGNWVLYQTCGYGERLWRVVYVSSVLVFLWGVFYTLFTRGTTGAVEANALEGPLALFTPGGVITLGKNVYFSIVTFTTLGYGDVQPVGTVARTLAGIESFVGALLVALVVFVLGRRVAR; encoded by the coding sequence ATGGGAGAGTGTCGATTCACCTTCGATCGAGCGTCGGCGGAACAGGCGCCGGAGTCGCTCGACGGCTGGTCCTGTCCACACGAGACTCATCCGGACGCGGAGCGGTGTGTGTTCCACCTCACGCCGGGCGAGCGGGGCGAACTCGGCGTCGACGACGAGGCAGTGGTCGATGCGTTTCTGGATCGGGCGCTCGGATCGGGCGAGGCAGCCAAGCAGTTCGTCGGCGCCCAGTTCGGGGAGATGGACCTGCGGCGGCGGATCGTCGCCGCCGACGACCGGCACCCGATCGACCTCCGGTACGCGTCAATCGAGGGGACGTTCGATCTCCGGAACGCCGTCGTCAGCCAGCCGATCCGGCTGAACGGCGCCGAGATCGGGACGCTCGCGTGTCGCGACGCGACCGTCGAGGGCGAGTTCGAGTTCGTCGACGGCCGCTGTACCGGCCCCGTCGAGGGGGTGGAAGTGGTGTTCGAGGGTGACGTGGACTGGCGGGACGCCACCTTCGAAGGGCCGGTCACCCTCGACGAGGCACGGTTCGAGGGCGACGGCGCGATCGGCGGGGCGCGGTTCCGCGACGACGCGCAGTTCCGCGGGGCGGAGTTCCACGGGGAGACGAACCACCTCGACGACGACATCTCCTTCGAGGCGGCGGAGTTCGACGGGGCGGCGTCGTTCGCGAACGCCGAGTTCGAGCACGCCGACTTCGGCGGCGTCACGTTCCGGGCGTCCGCGTCGTTCGCCGAGACCGTGTTCGACGGCAGGGGCGAGTTCGTCGGCGCCCACTTCGAGGCGGCCGTCGAGTTCGACGACGCCTATCTCGACGGCGGGACGTTCCACGACGCCACCTTCGAGGGGTCCGTGACGTTCGACGCGACCGAGTTCGACCGCGACGGCGTGTTCACCGACGCGACCGTCGAGGGCGAGGCCTCCTTCGAGGAGGTCCGCTTCCGCGAGGACGCGAACTTCGCGGGGGCGGCGTTCGAGTCGACCGTGACGTTTCTCGGCACCGAAGTCGAGGGCGGGGACAACGTCGTCGACGACGACGCCAGCTTCGAGGGAGTGACGTTCCGGGAGGCGACGTTCGACGCCGTCCAGTTCCGCTATGCGACGTTCGAGGACGCCACCTTCGCGGGGACGGCGAGCTTCGGGGAGACGACGTTCGACGACGACGGCGTGTTCACCGGGGCGACGTTCCGCGAGCCTGCGACGTTCCTGGAGTGTCGGTTCCGTGACGACGCCGCCTTCGACGACGCCAGCTTCGAGGCGACGGCGACGTTCGACGGCGCCGAGTTCCAGGGCGGCGCCAACACGAAAGACGAGGACGGCACCTTCGAGAACGCGACGTTCGACGGCGAGGCGTCGTTCCACCGGGCTCGCTTCCGCGCCGCGGCGTTCGCGGGCGTGACGTTCGGGGACGAGGCCGACTTCGAGTCGGTCGTGTTCGACCGAGCAGCCACGTTCGCGGACTGTACCTTCGAGGGCGAATCGACGTTCGACGACTGTCGATTCCGCGGTGACGCGACGTTCGCGGACGCGACGTTCGGCGACGAGGCCGACTTCGAGTCGGTCGTGTTCGACCGAACGGCCACGTTCGACGAGTGCACGTTCGAGGACGAGCCCCGCTTCGACGAGAGTCGCTTCCGGGGCGACGCGGACTTCGTCGACGCCGTCTTCGAGGCCGAGGCGTGGTTCCAGGGAGTCGAGTTCCAGGGTCGATCACGGATCCTCGAGGGGGACGTGAGCTTCCGGAACGCGATCTTCCGCGGGGTCATCCACTTCGAGCGGGCCGAGTTCGGCTTCGCCGTGTTCGACGACGCGGAGTTCCACGATAACTGTTCGTTCGCCGATACGTCGTTCACCGACAACGCGACGTTCGAGACGGTGCAGTTCCGGGGGAACGCCACGTTCGAGCGGGCGGTGTTCGTGGCGAGTGCGGAGTTCGAGGGGGCGACCTTCGCGGGCGTCGCGGAGTTCAGCGAGGCGGAGTTCCGGGACAACGCGAGCTTCGAAAACGCGACGTTCGCCGGCACGACGACGTTCAAAGGGGTGAGCTTCCACGGGAGCGAGACGGTCGTGGAGGACGACTCGTCGTTCGGCGGGGCGACGTTCGAAAACGGCGTGACGTTCGCCCGCGCGCGGTTCCGGTTCGCGAACTTCACCGACGCGACGTTCGGGGGCAGAGTCGAGTTCACGGAGGCGATCCACGAAGCCGGCGCCAACTTCGACGGCGCCGAAGTGGCGGGCCGCTTCGACGCGACGGAGGCACAGTACGACGGCACCGTGACAGTCGACGGCGCGACGTTCCACGCGCCGTGTGATTTCACCGACGCGGCGTTCGGCGGCGACACGGCACTCAACGGCTCCATGGTCGCGTTCGAGAACACGACGTTCGACGACGTGGTGTCGTTCGCGGACGCGAAGTTCGGGCCGGTCGAGTTCGACGACACCGCCTTCGGCGCCGGCGTCACCTTCGCCGGATCGAGGTTCGAAGAGACGTTCGATCTGACCATCGAACCGGTCGACGCCGAGACGGTCGTCGACATGTCCGGCGTCTCGTTCGCGGACGGGCGGATCGCCCAGCCCGCCGACGGAGCGGTGTTCTACGACATGGAACAGGCCGTGCTCCGGGACGTCAAGCTCGAAAGGAACGATGCGGGGACCGACGAGCACGAACTGTTCGATTACTTCCGGTTCTGTCACACCGAGTTCGAAGACTTCGACTTCTCGAAACACAACGAGGAGCTGGCACGGACCGACTGGACGATCCACGAGTTCAGGTTCGACGGCTCGGGGGGCGAGCCCCGAGGAGTCACTGACGGCGGGGAGTCGATACGGACGCCGAACCGTAGTATCGGCCCAGTCGAGTCGCCCTCGAAGCTCGAATCGACGTACTTGAAGGCGAAAAACAGCGCCGGCGCGTTCGGCCACCGGAAGGCCGCCGCCGAGTTCTTCATCAAGGAGCTCACCTACCGCCGCAAGAAGAACGTCCGGGCGTTCACCCACGGCGGGGGGACGGTCCGCGACCGCCTGACTGCCGGCGGGAAGGCGCTCGGCAACTGGGTGCTCTACCAGACGTGTGGCTACGGGGAGCGCCTCTGGCGGGTCGTCTACGTCTCCAGCGTGCTCGTGTTCCTGTGGGGGGTGTTCTACACCCTGTTTACCCGGGGGACGACCGGCGCGGTCGAAGCCAACGCCCTCGAAGGGCCGCTGGCGCTGTTCACCCCCGGCGGCGTCATCACCCTCGGAAAGAACGTCTACTTCAGTATCGTGACGTTCACGACGCTCGGCTACGGCGACGTCCAGCCCGTGGGCACCGTCGCCCGAACGCTCGCCGGCATCGAGTCGTTCGTCGGCGCGTTGCTCGTCGCGCTCGTCGTGTTCGTCCTCGGTCGGCGTGTGGCCCGCTGA
- a CDS encoding HIT family protein: MAEDCIFCRIVAGDIPGRIVEETDHAVAFLDANPLAPGHTLVVPKQHYGRLHDIPGEAAAELFDAVHELSAAVEDAVDADAVSIGINDGEAAGQEIPHTHVHLVPRFDGDGGGSFHTISPASESPTDEELDEIAATIRGD, from the coding sequence ATGGCCGAAGACTGCATCTTCTGTCGCATCGTCGCCGGCGACATCCCCGGCCGGATCGTCGAGGAGACCGACCACGCCGTCGCCTTCCTCGACGCGAACCCGCTCGCGCCCGGGCACACGCTCGTCGTCCCCAAGCAGCACTACGGGCGGCTGCACGACATCCCGGGCGAGGCGGCCGCCGAACTGTTCGACGCGGTCCACGAGCTCTCCGCGGCCGTCGAGGACGCCGTCGACGCCGACGCGGTCTCGATCGGCATCAACGACGGCGAGGCCGCCGGGCAAGAGATTCCCCACACGCACGTCCACCTCGTCCCGCGGTTCGACGGCGACGGCGGCGGCTCGTTCCACACGATCTCCCCGGCGAGCGAGTCGCCCACCGACGAGGAGCTCGACGAGATCGCCGCGACGATCCGCGGCGACTGA
- a CDS encoding YqhA family protein — MANGDTVEAGEHGTHASDGGEELEMGSSEQWLNRHFESRFFALRYTLLVPVIVAFIGSTVMFANGTYHTAKAMSALVIGQHLGSSQEVTLPIIKALDAFLVGIILVIFSFGIYDFFISELDPAERSSIRPDWFKFESTGELKNKLIEVVLVILAIKFFEQMVANADQITEIERFLVIPAGAAILAFSLGFFKWATE; from the coding sequence ATGGCAAACGGAGACACGGTCGAGGCCGGCGAGCACGGGACCCACGCGTCCGACGGCGGGGAGGAACTCGAGATGGGCAGCAGCGAGCAGTGGCTGAACCGACATTTCGAGTCGCGGTTCTTCGCGCTCAGGTACACGCTCCTCGTCCCCGTCATCGTCGCGTTCATCGGCTCGACCGTGATGTTCGCCAACGGCACCTACCACACCGCGAAGGCGATGTCGGCGCTGGTCATCGGCCAGCACCTCGGGAGCTCACAGGAGGTGACGCTCCCGATCATCAAGGCGCTCGACGCGTTCCTCGTCGGCATCATCCTCGTCATCTTCTCCTTTGGCATCTACGACTTCTTCATCAGCGAGCTTGACCCGGCCGAGCGGTCGAGCATCCGCCCCGACTGGTTCAAGTTCGAGTCGACCGGCGAGCTCAAGAACAAGCTCATCGAGGTCGTCCTCGTCATCCTCGCGATCAAGTTCTTCGAGCAGATGGTCGCAAATGCCGACCAGATCACGGAGATCGAGCGATTCCTCGTGATCCCCGCCGGCGCCGCCATCCTCGCGTTCAGCCTCGGCTTCTTCAAGTGGGCGACGGAGTGA
- a CDS encoding ABC transporter ATP-binding protein, producing the protein MPAESHAAGAIESDAERAVVELDNVEIVYDDHFLAVQGVSMSVDEGNIVALLGPNGAGKSTILKMISGIGRTERGEVSRGKVFYRGEDVTNFGANEMVNRGITHILEGRRVFEDLTVEENLRCGLYRGGRRFRFDEDDYDIAFDYFPQLKEIMDLKAGYASGGQQQMLVIARALIHRPELLLLDEPSLGLAPKLVQDIFETLVEINEKEDITMIVADQNAKRTLDIADYGYVMENGQIELHDPADQLVQREEIKEFYLGTSSEDSRYTDIRHYKIRKRWT; encoded by the coding sequence ATGCCGGCCGAATCGCACGCGGCGGGGGCCATCGAGTCCGACGCCGAACGGGCCGTCGTCGAGCTCGACAACGTCGAGATCGTCTACGACGACCACTTCCTGGCGGTGCAGGGCGTCTCGATGTCCGTCGACGAGGGGAACATCGTCGCGCTGCTCGGCCCCAACGGCGCCGGGAAGTCGACGATCCTGAAGATGATCAGCGGCATCGGGCGGACCGAACGCGGCGAAGTCAGCCGCGGGAAGGTGTTCTACCGGGGCGAGGACGTGACCAACTTCGGCGCCAACGAGATGGTGAACCGCGGCATCACCCACATTCTGGAGGGCCGCCGCGTGTTCGAGGACCTCACCGTCGAGGAGAACCTCCGGTGTGGCCTCTACCGCGGCGGCCGGCGCTTCCGGTTCGACGAGGACGACTACGACATCGCGTTCGACTACTTCCCGCAGCTGAAGGAGATCATGGACCTGAAAGCGGGCTACGCCAGCGGCGGCCAACAGCAGATGCTGGTGATCGCCCGGGCGCTCATCCACCGGCCGGAGCTGCTCCTGCTCGACGAGCCCTCGCTGGGGCTGGCGCCGAAGCTCGTGCAGGACATCTTCGAGACGCTCGTCGAGATCAACGAAAAGGAGGACATCACCATGATCGTCGCCGACCAGAACGCAAAGCGAACCCTCGACATCGCGGACTACGGCTACGTCATGGAGAACGGGCAGATCGAACTCCACGACCCGGCCGACCAGCTGGTCCAGCGCGAGGAGATCAAGGAGTTCTACCTCGGAACGTCGAGCGAGGACTCCCGCTACACCGACATCCGGCACTACAAGATCCGTAAGAGGTGGACCTGA